The following nucleotide sequence is from Streptomyces pactum.
ACCGCGGCCACCGCACAGCCGGGCGTACCGCGCCACAGGGCGCCGGGGACGCACCGCGCCGTCCACGCCCCGGAAGGCCGGACGCCGGCGCCCCGGGACCGGCCGGCGCCGCGCCACCGCACGCTCACCGGGAGCCGGCGCGCCGCCGCCCCCGGGAGGGTCACCGGGGCCGCGGTCACCGCACCCGCGCGGGGCGGACGGGTCAGGGGGCGGCGATGGTGGCCACCACCCCGATGATCACCGTGATGAGCAGCATCGCGCCGAGGATGCCGAGCAGCTTCTTCTGCCCGTTCTGCGGGTTGGGGTCGAGCACAGGAGACATGGCCCCAGTGTCCCACCGCCCGGTCACAGCTCGTCCTCCAGGGTTCGGTCCCGCCCGGCCAGGACACCGGCCACGATCTGCGGCACCATGAGCGACGCCATGAGGGCGATCGGCAGGCCCCAGCCGTCGCTGTGCTGGTACAGGGCACCCACCAGCAGCGGGCCGGGGATGGAGATCAGGTAGCCGGTGCACTGGGCGAAGGCGGAGAGCCGGACCACCCCGGAGCTGGTCCGGGCCCGCATGCCGATCATCGTCAGCGCCAGCGGGAAGGCGCAGTTGGAGATGCCCAGCAGCAGCGCCC
It contains:
- a CDS encoding SGM_5486 family transporter-associated protein — encoded protein: MSPVLDPNPQNGQKKLLGILGAMLLITVIIGVVATIAAP